The following nucleotide sequence is from Mesobacillus jeotgali.
CGGGCTGGCTTCGCTCCATAAGGGTATCTTCCTACCATAATGGTACCATTATGGTAAGTAAAATCGACGCATTTGGGAATTGCTCTTTTTCCCTCTTCTGAGACGTTGCGAATTATCAGAACAATCCTATCCAGCTTACCTGGCCGCTCCTCAATAAAGCCTATTCTTATATCCTTCTTCCAATCTCAGCTTTATAGCAGCTTCTGATCCTTCAGGCATTTTAGAGTGTGCTGCCAGTATTTCAGCACCTTTTGGTAATGTGGATGGGTCAGCCCATCTGTCAGGATTCCATAAGCCTGACCGCTTCAATGCCTTTCCGCATTGTATATAGCATTCTTCAACTTCAACTACGATTCCAAGCAAGGGTTCTTTTCCGCCGGCTTTCATTCTGTCCAGAAGCTCTGGTTCTCTTGTCAAGCTGGCCTTTCCGTTTACTCTTAATGTCTCAAGCATCCCCGGAATTAAAAATAATAGTCCTACCCTCTCATTCGATAAGATATTTTTCAATGAATCCATTCTCTTATTGCCGGGTCTCTCAGGAATCACAATCCGGTTTTTGTCCAGAACAAGCACAAAACCAGGCGCATCCCCCCTTGGAGAAGCGTCTGTGCAGCCATTTTCGTCAGAGGTGGATAAAACGAGGAATGGTGATTGGGATATGTAATTGCGGCAATGTTCATCTACCAATGAAATAACCTTCCGTTTGGCCAACTCGCTTGGCTCTCCAAATAATGTTCTTAATTCTTCAAAGCTAGTAATTGCGTGACTCATCCAATCATCTCCCAGAGTAGTTTATAATCTTTATTTTAAAGTAAATAGACCAATCCTGCTTTCAACTGATAAATATTATGTGCTAGGATGGTATTACCACATTTTGGAGCAATCATAATTTAGAAGGTGCAGCATTGAAAAAGAGCTTACATTATAATTCATTTATAACATCATTTTTGATAGCTTTGGCTGGCGGCCTGGTGTTTTCATTCCTATCCATTCCAGTCCCCTGGCTCCTCGGGTCAATGTCGGCAATTTTGATCGCTAATCGCTTTAAGGGAATTTCATTACATTGGCCTCGAGCATTAAGAGATACAGCATTAATTCTGATCGGGTACTCTATCGGCCTTTCGTTTACACGCTCATCTGTTGAGAATATGGCCGAAAACCTTCCGTCAATGCTCTTCATGACAGTGGTTCTCGTGGTGTCTGCTGCTGTGATATCCAAAGTGATTTCACTGATATCTGGAGTAGACTATCCTACTGTATTGACCGGGAGCATTCCAGGTGGATTGTCACAAATGATTATTTTTGCAGAAGAAATGAAGGGAATCAATATTACAACGGTTACCTTCCTTCAGGTCTCCAGATTATTGATGATTGTTTTCGTCGTACCTTTTATCATATTCGGTCCAGTTTTCAAGATTAGTCATACGAACACAGGATTGGCTGGTTCAGCCCAATTCGATATTGAACCAATAATGGCTTTAGTATTTTTGATAGTGTGCATCCTTGGAGTATTGATCGGTAAAAAGCTCCGCCTGCCTACTCCATTTTTACTTGGCCCCATATTAGGCACAGGTTTCTTGACTTATGCTGGCTTTACCGGTCCAACACTGCCATCCTCCGTGATGGATGCATCACAGCTTATGATAGGCGGATATATTGGCATGCTTTTAAAACCGGAGAAATTAGAGAGGAAATCGTTAACGATTACCCTTGCATTGTTTAGCGGGTTCCTGCTTGTCATGGAATCTCTGGTGTTAAGTTTCTTTTTATCAGACGCTTTAAACATCAATATCGTTACAAGTTTTCTCAGTTTGGCTCCGGGTGGAATGGATCAGATGGGTATCATTGCACATGAGGTTAATGCTGATTTATCCATTGTTTCGGGATTTCAGCTTTTCAGGCTATTCTTTATCTATTTTGCAGTACCTCCGATATTAAGATGGTATTTCAAACGAAAAATAAACAGGAATGAGGATTCTCTTTGAGATTCCCGGGTATATTAACTAACATCTGAAAAAATGCTTAGTTGGAGGTATGAAGTTGAACCTATCTTTTAACAACTTGCTAAATAAAGCAAAAACAACTCTTAATCACGCATTTGGCCACGCCAAGGAAACCCTATATTCCATTACAGGTACTTCTTCCGCATCTGTCCAGCAAATAGCTGATTACGTCAGGAATCATCCGGATGCCAAGGTTGTCAGGAAAGAGTACATAGGGGTTACAATATCATTTTACGAACTCAGCCAGGGTGAGATGAGATACTATCTGGAATTAAAAAACGAAAAAGTTCTACAGCTTGATGTGCATTCACATAATCACACTGTTATTGCATACCGTTCCTATCGGGATAGTTCATCGGTAAATACGCCGGTCAAATTTCCTGATTTACAAAATGCAAAATAGTATCCGCCCCGGCCGATAAGTTTATCAAACCAGAAACAGATAGTTGAAACTTGAATATAACCGCTGAAAAAATAAGAGGAAGACCCTGGACCATTAAGGGACTTCCTCTTATTTTAATTCATTCCGGACAGCTGGTCCCGATCGTCAGCCATTGGCGGTTCCTCCAGCCAAGAGTTTTGGATCATGATATTTGCCCCATCCTCTGCATACAGGGCTATCTCAGGAATCAACGAAGCATATTTCATCCCTATATCTTTGCGAGGACTTGCAGCCATGGCTGCTCCATAGTTCCCAATTCCTGCAGCAATCATCGCTGAAATATGAAATATGATAAGTTTATCTGAAAAAACCTGAGTTGTACTATCTGTTACAGCAGCATCCCAAAACATTGGTGCAGGAATATCATTGTTCTTGAGAATGTCACTAAACATGTCGACATGTTTTTGAGCGATTTTCTTCCCTCTCTGCAAATATGCCTTGACCTCTTTGTCCTGCGCCACTTGTAAGAATCCCATGATTAACGCTTTCCCTATTTGGTTGGTTTGTATATTTATAAATAAATGAGTGATTTCAACTGAGGTGAGTGCACGTCTCCTGCTTTTGATTCCGGATAGGAATTTTTGTTTCTCTACAAAGTCAACCTTATCTGGCACTGAAATAAAAGGCGGCCTGATATAAGTCCCTTGTTCCAGCATTAACTCCCTCGTCATATCTTGCAGCCCGACCGCAGACTTCAGTACACTTTTATGTAGGGAAATCACGTCTTGGCGAGTCCCAAGGCCAATTGCTGCACTATTTGCCGCCATTCCGAGTATCGACATATGCCTCAAATACATCATTACAAATGTATCGGAGAAAAGCCGCGGTGCATGTACATTCACATCTTTCTTAGTAAAACCCAAAGGGTACGGAAAATCTTCTCGATCGAAGATTTCTTTCATCATAGAAATGTTTTTTTGTGATGAACCAATAGCAATCTCAACGATTTCTTTAACCTTTTTGTCGTCTACGTTGTTCATAAAATAGCTTAATACACAAACTGAGACTGTATCGTTTATATATTGCGTCCACATACTGGACATTTCTGCCGCAGTCAGTCGGATTTTTGTCTTATCCTCCATCTACACACCTCAATATACTGATGATACATTTATCTTTCCATAACCGGCCAAATTTTATTTAGTCTCTATGTAGACTTTTCCCCTTTTATATTCAATGGCATTAAGAATTTAGTTCCAGCCACAGATAAAAACAGCCTATCAATTTTGCAAAAAAATAGTAAAATGGATATAGGATTCAAATTAGGAGTGAGCAAGCTGGGTGCTATTTTTTTATTAATCATTGCAGCTGTCATCATATCACTGACAGCCAATTTAATCAGATTCCATGTAAGCGCTTTTCTGAATCAATTGATCTTCTCTGTCTCTTCATTGATCCTTATTGAGCTCTCTGTTTACCTTTATGGCAGTAATCATTTATATTGGAGTATCTTATTATTTATCATGACAGCCGGTTATTCCTTTAAATTAGTCGGTGGTATTTTAGCAGCCATTTTCAGCATGCTTCTCGTTTATTTACAAACAGAAGGAGCTGCTTTGGTTCTTCTGCCGGTATATTTGCTAATCGGTACGACCGCCGGTTATATCTCACAGTATTTACTGAATAAGAAAAGAGATCACCATCGCTGGCTAAATATGCTTATGGAGCAATCAAAGCATTTACAAGTCTTTCGTGAAGTGAGTACAACGATGCAGCGCACCCTGCAGCAGGATTTACTTTTAAAAGTAATCCTGACGTCTGTTACCGCCGGACACGGCCTTGGTTTTAACAGAGCGATGATTTTCCTTGCTTCCAATGAGGCCAAGTCGCTTAAAGGAATCGTGGGTGTTGGCCCTATGGATGTGAAGAAAGGCTATGAAGTTTGGGAAAAGATTTCAGAAGACAGGCTAAAACTCAGCGATTTAATTGAGCATAATTTTGACAGCAATTTTACCGATTCGGAATTGAATGCTCTTTTGCATTCTTTGGAAATCCCAATTAATGACCAAAATGTCTTCGGAATAGCGCTATCGAGCCAAAAACCAGTTATAGTAAAAAACATCCAGAAAGAGGACGCATCACAAGTTTTAATTTTTGACTTGTTTCAAACTGAAGAGTTTGCAGTGATTCCGCTGATCAACCAGGGGAAGAATATTGGCATCCTTCTTATTGATAATATTGTAAACAAAAGGCCTATTACATTGATGGATACTGAAAATATCCTTCCTCTTGCGAATCAGGCGGCTATTGCGCTTGATCATGCCAATCTTTATGAGCAGATCGAGGAAATGGCTTTGCGGGACGGGTTGACCGGTCTTCTTAACCAGCGGGCGTTCCAGACAATTCTTAATGAACACTTTCCATTTGAAGGAAAAGGGGTCGCTCCCCTCTCGCTAATCATATTGGATATCGACTTCTTTAAAGTCTTCAATGATAAAAACGGTCACTTGCTTGGAAATGAAGTTTTGATGAAGCTGGCGAGGGTGATTGTAGATTCTTTAAGACCAGGTGATTTTTCCTTCCGTTTTGGCGGAGAGGAATTTGTTGTCCTTCTATCTGGAACCAATTTGATACAAGCTGAAATAATTGCTGAAACAATTCGCATTAATGTTGAAAAGACAACCTTTCCTGGGGAAAAAACTCAGCCCAATGGCACTTTAACTGTGAGTGTTGGAACAGCTTGTACAGACCATCCTGACATTAAAAGTAAAAATGAGTTAATTGAAGCAGCAGATCAGGCCCTTTATAAAGCCAAAAATGCAGGCAAAAATACAGTAGTTTCTTTTAAGGAGTTCGTGAGCATTGAATGAACTGGCATTGATTTTGGCATCCTTATTCTTTTTCTTGGTTTCCGCTTTGACTAGCAGGCCATTGTACAATCTATCGCAGAAGTATTATTCCAAACGGGTAACCGCGCATTATGGATTCAAGGTTTCAGACCTGCATTATTCCTATGATCAGATGATTTACTTTATTTCACTGCCCACTACATTGCCTTATATCAAGGGTGCGCAGAAAGAAGATTTAGTTATTGAACAAGATTATTCATCATATTTTTTTCCTCTTTTAAAAGGAATCAAAATCTCATTAAAGCAACATGGAACGAAGTTGTACATTGCCTATTTGCCAATTGGCAACTTTCGTTTGCCACATCTTGATAAACTGCAGCAGGAAGGCACCATTGATGAACAAATATATTTAAGGATCAGCACCAGTAAGCTGCTCCATCATGACACTTTGCAGGAAGTGCGCGAAGAAGTCTACAAGCAGCTT
It contains:
- a CDS encoding DUF3231 family protein; the encoded protein is MEDKTKIRLTAAEMSSMWTQYINDTVSVCVLSYFMNNVDDKKVKEIVEIAIGSSQKNISMMKEIFDREDFPYPLGFTKKDVNVHAPRLFSDTFVMMYLRHMSILGMAANSAAIGLGTRQDVISLHKSVLKSAVGLQDMTRELMLEQGTYIRPPFISVPDKVDFVEKQKFLSGIKSRRRALTSVEITHLFINIQTNQIGKALIMGFLQVAQDKEVKAYLQRGKKIAQKHVDMFSDILKNNDIPAPMFWDAAVTDSTTQVFSDKLIIFHISAMIAAGIGNYGAAMAASPRKDIGMKYASLIPEIALYAEDGANIMIQNSWLEEPPMADDRDQLSGMN
- a CDS encoding pyridoxamine 5'-phosphate oxidase family protein, which produces MSHAITSFEELRTLFGEPSELAKRKVISLVDEHCRNYISQSPFLVLSTSDENGCTDASPRGDAPGFVLVLDKNRIVIPERPGNKRMDSLKNILSNERVGLLFLIPGMLETLRVNGKASLTREPELLDRMKAGGKEPLLGIVVEVEECYIQCGKALKRSGLWNPDRWADPSTLPKGAEILAAHSKMPEGSEAAIKLRLEEGYKNRLY
- a CDS encoding sensor domain-containing diguanylate cyclase translates to MSKLGAIFLLIIAAVIISLTANLIRFHVSAFLNQLIFSVSSLILIELSVYLYGSNHLYWSILLFIMTAGYSFKLVGGILAAIFSMLLVYLQTEGAALVLLPVYLLIGTTAGYISQYLLNKKRDHHRWLNMLMEQSKHLQVFREVSTTMQRTLQQDLLLKVILTSVTAGHGLGFNRAMIFLASNEAKSLKGIVGVGPMDVKKGYEVWEKISEDRLKLSDLIEHNFDSNFTDSELNALLHSLEIPINDQNVFGIALSSQKPVIVKNIQKEDASQVLIFDLFQTEEFAVIPLINQGKNIGILLIDNIVNKRPITLMDTENILPLANQAAIALDHANLYEQIEEMALRDGLTGLLNQRAFQTILNEHFPFEGKGVAPLSLIILDIDFFKVFNDKNGHLLGNEVLMKLARVIVDSLRPGDFSFRFGGEEFVVLLSGTNLIQAEIIAETIRINVEKTTFPGEKTQPNGTLTVSVGTACTDHPDIKSKNELIEAADQALYKAKNAGKNTVVSFKEFVSIE
- a CDS encoding AbrB family transcriptional regulator, whose translation is MKKSLHYNSFITSFLIALAGGLVFSFLSIPVPWLLGSMSAILIANRFKGISLHWPRALRDTALILIGYSIGLSFTRSSVENMAENLPSMLFMTVVLVVSAAVISKVISLISGVDYPTVLTGSIPGGLSQMIIFAEEMKGINITTVTFLQVSRLLMIVFVVPFIIFGPVFKISHTNTGLAGSAQFDIEPIMALVFLIVCILGVLIGKKLRLPTPFLLGPILGTGFLTYAGFTGPTLPSSVMDASQLMIGGYIGMLLKPEKLERKSLTITLALFSGFLLVMESLVLSFFLSDALNINIVTSFLSLAPGGMDQMGIIAHEVNADLSIVSGFQLFRLFFIYFAVPPILRWYFKRKINRNEDSL